Below is a window of Impatiens glandulifera chromosome 2, dImpGla2.1, whole genome shotgun sequence DNA.
AAGAAGCTTACGATctgataaaagaaatgaaagttAAGCCAGACAATGTCGTTTGGGGTTCCCTTCTTGCTGCTTGCAGGATTCACAAGAATGTTGAGCTAGCAGAGATATCTGCTAACAAGTTGTTTCAGTTAGACCCGAGAAACTGCGGGTATTATCTTTTGCTTTCGAATATATATTCCGATGCTGGGAGATGGAAGGAAGCTGAAAAAACGAGACTTTTTATTCAGAGTCACGGGCTGATGAAAGTACCAGGGTTCAGCCTGGTGGAGGTAAAAGGTTTGGTTCATGTGTTTTTGGTTGGAGACAAAGAACATCCTCagagaaacaaaatatatgaatacTTGGATGAACTGTCGTTGAAGATGCAAGAAGCTGGGTATGTGGCAAATATGACGTCGGTTTGTCATGATATTGACGAGGAAGAAAAGGAAATGGTGCTGCGAGTTCACAGCGAAAAGTTGGCGGTTGCTTTCGCATTGATGAGCACGGTTGATGGGACGACAGTTCAGGTTATTAAGAATCTTAGAGTTTGTAGCGATTGTCATACTGCGATCAAGTTGATTGCGAGAATAACGAATAGGGAGATTGTCGTGAGAGATTCTAAGCGATTTCATCATTTTAAGGGTGGGGTTTGCTCTTGTGGTGACTATTGGTGATGTTGAGATGGTTTTAAAATGTTCTTTATTAATACTAAAGAGTAGAATTTGATTTTATCATTCCTAGCAGGgtttgtaacaaaaaaaaagtgtgtTAGAGAAATCAAAATTAGAACTAAAGAATTACGTTAATTATATGCCtttttaatgagaattgaatagttttatttttctattcatAAAAGTGGAActcaataattcaaaaaaaaaagggCTAGAACAAACTTATTGCATTAGGGAATAATGCCGGAGAATACAAGTATGTAGTTGTAATTTGAGGACGAATATTCTTCTTTtgttatttgagaaaaaataatattcttctGATTTTGTACTAAAATGCTTATCCTTCCTCAGTCAATTGGATTTATATTAGAATGAATCAATTAAATATGTTCTTGGAGATTTGTAACATATCTAGTTCTAATGAgactaaactaatttttttttaatattgaaattattgaaattcatattcatttggtattaattttgaattaaaaagaaCTAGCTAACACTTTATAAAGAAGAACTAGCATGCTATTTTATAAAGAAGAACTAGCATGACTTATAAAAACGTCAAACTGAGTATTCAACAaatcatcaaatatttattCCAAATATCTCCAAGTGATTtgattttaagaaatatatttacgCCTTCTTCGGtatatgagttttttaaaaaacccatacaaaatcaaatatcacttTACCACTATTTATCCatcacatcactcaaatcattaaccaaaatactaaaataccctctattttaaattattattttttattttatttatatatattaataccctttaagtatttttaccaaaaataatcatcacccctcaaaatcatcaccaattattaattttttttctcctctaagtttttaaaataaccaaaaaacGAACAAGCTCTTAGAATAGTTAaaggtatattttttttttaatatattttcactaTTTGATCTCCTGTATTTTgaattaacatatatatcataatttgaTTGAGAACATATCTTTAGTTATGGTTTCTAATGAACTTTTAGAATTTctcatttaaatattcttttcaaCACCTTTTTATTTAGAGTCACAAATAATTCTCATTGTCATTAGCTAGAAGCATTAGGCCATATTCTATATTTGAGACAAATATTGGTCTTTAGCATTAAAATATCAATCCTTTGATAATCTCAAAAGGGTGATTGCCTTCTAAATCTCTTCTCCAGCCCATCATCATCTCCAAAGTATacagtttttaaaaaaaaagttgacattgcttttatcaatattataataaaaacttttataaaaccaAATATTGTTTAAACACATTATAAGAATtacatgataaaatataaatataatttaaaagttttgtTCTCAACatgatcaaattttaaaagatttaatcatctctcaaacaaaattttgacatatatatattttaaaagatttccataatattagtaaaaaaaaatgaatatattataaactatttgttaatttttcttaatatatatggaataaagtTAGGGCAGCCAATACGGTAATTTCACATGGAGACGGTCAATTTGATTGGTCGCCTAGTTATATATAAAGGAAGAGAGTTAGCGTTGGCTGGCCCTATTATCAGACCAAGAAGATCGGGAGCGGAGTAAACTCGATACCTTAAAACCCTCTCATCTCCATTCCAATTTCGCACTCATTTCTGCGATGGCGATCTCCGATGACTGTCGGCGATCTCTCATCCCCAACTTCCTATACTCTTCTTCCGCCTCCTCTAAAACCCTAATTCTCGAGAGAATGACGAGTAACGCCTCCCCTGCGCCGTCGCTGTCCGGAAATGACATGTCGATCTCGCCTCCCAAAAGTAACTTCCTCATTCCTGCTCCCAAGGAGTCGGGAAAGATTGAGTTGTATTCTCCTCAGTTCTACGCCGCCTGTACGGTTGGTGGAATTCTCAGCTGTGGTCTTACTCACATGGCCGTTACTCCTCTTGACCTTGTCAAATGTAACATGCAGGTCTGCTTTCTTACTCGATCTACTTTGTTCGATCTGATTCAATTTAACActgatttttgtttttactGTCATTAGATCTGAATTTATTTGTGGGGTTTCCTTCTTTTTAATCTAGatctagtttttttttgtacatCATCTTTCATTTGTGTTTAACTTGTGATGTTTGTTAAATTTACATTGTTTGATCACTAATCTGCGAATGATCTTGTCAATGATATGGATATATTAGTGATTTTTAATGAGTACCATCGATAGTGGATcgtttttttcaatttatgttGGAAGTGGTGGCTGGCTATAAATTTGCATTCATTTTCTGTCTAGATTGACCCTACAAAGTACAAGAGTATCTCCTCTGGTTTTGGTGTGCTACTTAAGGAACAAGGTGTAAGAGGTTTCTTTAGAGGATGGGTGCCTACACTACTTGGTTACAGTGCTCAGGGTGCCTGCAAGTTTGGCTTCTATGAATTTTTCAAGAAGTATTATTCTGATATTGCTGGGCCAGAATATGCAGCCAAGTATAAGACTCTTATATACCTTGCTGGATCAGCATCAGCTGAAGTGATAGCTGATATTGCCCTTTGTCCGTTCGAAGCAGTCAAAGTTCGAGTACAGACTCAACCTGGTTTTGCTAAAGGACTATCCGACGGATTGCCTAAATTTGTTAGATCTGAAGGTGCTGCCGGGTATGTCATTAAGGATGTTATATATTACTACAGAgtaaactgtttttttttgtcACAGTAAGTGTCAATGTGTCATCTGATTTGTTGTTTATTGTGTAGGTTATACAAAGGGATTGTTCCACTTTGGGGACGTCAGATTCCATGTAAGTGTCTGATTTTCAATTGTTTCTCATTTGGAACGGTAATTCATTTGAATACTTATAAATTGTGAGGGTTGCAGATACAATGATGAAGTTTGCTTCTTTTGAGACAATTGTGGAGATGATCTACAAGCATGCAATTCCAGTGCCTAAAAGTGAATGCAGCAAGCAATTGCAGCTTGGTGTTAGCTTTGCTGGAGGTTATGTTGCTGGTGTTCTATGCGCTATTGTGTCGCATCCTGCTGATAATCTTGTCTCGTTCCTTAACAATGCGAAAGGAGCCACTGTTGGCGATGTAAGTGTTGTCTTTTTTTGTGGATTAATTTAAAGTCTTTCTATAATAAATGGTTTGTAAACTTTAGTGTTATTTTGAATGTTGTTTTTGAGTAGGCTGTGAAGAAGATTGGGGTGGTGGGTCTATTTACAAGGGGGCTTCCTTTACGTATTGTTATGATTGGGACCTTGACAGGAGCTCAATGGGGACTTTACGATGCTTTTAAAGTGTTTGTCGGACTGTAAGTTTCTGAAATCTTTGCTTGTTTCAAATATCGAACAAGGCTCAGTTGAGAACACATTTTGATGATTGATATTTTGTGTAGGCCTACAACTGGTGGTGTTACTCCTCCCCCTGCTGCTGTTGCTGAGCTAGTTAAGGCATAGATGATGGAGTTGTTCCTATTTTACAGGACTCGTGGTCCAACAGAGATCAGTATCACTGCTCTGCAGTTGAGAATATTCTCCTTTTTTGTATTGAGAActctttttttttgtaatttgatAGATGGTTTTGAACTCATCATCCTTGGAATATTGTTGTTTGTTGGatacaaaatcataattaaatgcAGCTACAGTTGCAGGATAATATGAAAATATCTCTACCCATgttgagaaaaatgaaatgCCCTTATTAATTCCCTTGAAGTCTTGCTGATTGAAATCcccttatttattaataatctttGTCATTTGATTCTGATTCTCATCCCCATAACTTGTGCTGTCTAGGAAAGCTCATGTCAACTTCTGAACTTGTTTTTATCTCATAATGGTATTTGATTCCCAATTCAATAACTCGACTGTTTCATGATTtagttaactttttaaaatagtcATGATAATTTAAAACCATGATATTGAAAGAATGAGTCCTTGTATTTTAGCTAACTTTGTTTGAACTAATGTTCTTTGTTTAATCATTTATTACGAGGAAgcaaatctaaataaaattaaattttggagTTTTATGCtaatttcttatctattaaACTTGCACACATAACTTGTTTGTACACAATCAACGGAGGCCTTCCCAACATGTGGTCCTCCATATGGAAAGGTGGCCAATTCAAGAGTTTTTTCAACTTTATATCTATCTTTATATCTATCTTTTCTATGATTAAATAGCAGAAGTGCATCTTTTCTATGATTAAATAGCAGAAGTGCTACCGTCATTGTTAGTCCTCAAACTTTAAAGATATCTCAACCCTTTACAAATAAAGAGGAGGATGTTTTATCTTGTTTGCCCTTAGTACGTAGATATTCAAATCCTTtgttaaatgaatattaatcaGAAGGTTTGGGGCTTTTAGAGATACTGAATTTTACTCTATGAGAACATACTGTTTGCGATGATATAAGCCCACCATTTGAAGTTTCGCGCATCTCATAAGGTGGTAAATACTGTAATACTGGAAGCCTGCTCTCTCAAAAATTACTTATCAATGCATCCAGCAAGTATAAGGTCCCCTTTAGGGATGAAGCTTTTCAAATTGATAATAGTGATTGTAGTCATTTTCTACCTTTACCTTTATTGAATGAATAGTCTTCTCATACTGGTCCTAGACAATCttataaaaacttattaatatcACTATGACTTTAGGAATTacaaagtatttaaaaaaaaatagttctaCACACAAGAAGTCCTGGGTTCGAAACAGTAAGGTGTCAAATTCTGCGTCTGataaaatgattaagtgtgCTTGAAAGGTATGGCTTAAAAGTTAAAACTCAAAAAACCACcccaaaaaacaaacaaactaagCATTTATCACCCAAACCAACATGTAACTTTTTTACCAACATAAATCTTATCTCCATCAACatcaaataacaaaagaaaCCAGGATGAAGCCTGCCCAtgcatttcatcatccaacCAAACCTAAATTATTGGATCacaaataatttagaataagaAAAGGGCCTTGTCAATATATGTGGTGTAACACTATTTTCCATGTTAAAGTCTAGTGATGTTCTATAACAAATTTCAACATAAAAACAAAATGCAGTATAATTCAAGTTGGACTACAACATGAGTCACAAGCTGAAGTAGCTAGATGAAGTCCCCCAGCTCAGACACGCTGTTTGCGCATAAACAATCAATCAATGCTTCTTCTTGTTTCCTTTACCACCAGACTTTGATGGAGTTGAAACCACATACACAAATAAAACCACAATGGAGATAGCAGAGACCAAAGACCCGTACTTAGCCAACAATCTCTGCAAAACGAAACCAATCAAAAAACTATTCTTAGATCCTCCTTGTAAATTATGCACATCAACTGTCACATtgggttcatttgaaaacacaatTTCTTTCAGATTTCTCATCTTGATTGGATCACATTTAAAAACATCGTGTCCCAATTCAGAAAAACTTATTGTTTATGTTTCTTGATCCATTTCCAAATACAAAAACATGAGAATTTGATGTATACATTAGCATAAACAAACAATTAAGTTTTGTCTTTCCAAATGGGACCCATGGTTCGTTTCTAACATACATACAACTCATCTTTAGAACAATGATCACACACAAGAGAGTATAACTGAGAGTAATGAATGTGTAACTCGTACCTTAGCCTGAAAGATATCCATTGTTGATAATTTCATGCAAAAGATAAACAGAGAAGGGTATTAGCAAATGAGATAAAAGTTTGCAACTTGTATAGAAATTGAAGTGAAGTTTACCCAGTCAAACTTCTTTTCTGGAGTTCTGTCTGCAAGGATTTCCAGAGGCAGTAAAGGAGTGGAATATGCTTCCTAAAACAACAAAGACTAGTTAGAATTATATTCCATGTATAAAGCCTCATGGAAGATTTGATTTGGACAAACAAACCTGTAGAGCAGCCTTTGTAGGAACACGGAATGTGATAACCGCCGGAGCACTGTAGAATACTGTTTTCGTCTTCGACTCCAATTCAAAGAAATGCGACACGAGAGAACCACTGCCAGATCGCAGGTAGTGAAGATACAAGAGATGCGTGTATTAACCAACAAAACTCAACAAGATTTAGTCAACTTACGCGTTAAGATGATCCCATGACATTGAAGTGTTACCAGAGATAATGTCAAAAATCTCCTTGGACCAGCTATCATCAGTGAGGCTTACATCATATGCAGTTCTGAAGCAATGCAAGATCAATGTTTATAAGTTTGCAAACAATTAAGTGGGAATTGATCAATGAGGAGGTAGAAACGAGATCATTTAACCATGTCTGTGTACAATCACAGTCACAAGGAGATGATATCATAAATTGCAAGTCCAGAAATTAAGAAGGTATACTTTAATTTCAGATCCGAAACAATTGCTGCTCAAAATCAGTCAATGGCAAGTGAACACACAGATTTCAACAGGTTAGACTTCAGAATTGAAATCTAGATCATTGACGACTGACAAAATTTGATCATTTAATGCATGATAGATTTCTGGCGATATGCAGCACGTAAGGAAGATTAAAAGGTCATAAATAAAATGAGACAAATTGGATGAATGAAGAAGAACGTACACAGATCCTTGGTTATAGATATCGATGGAGACGGAAACTCGTTCGACGCCATTTTTGAGTCTAGTTAGGGAAGCTTTCTTATGAGAGACGATAAACGGAGAATCGGAGGTGGCTATCGCCGGCCAGAAGAGAAGAAGAGTTATCACCTTATAGATCAGGCACCTCGTCAATGGAGTCGCCATTGTTAAACACTTGAGAGTTGAGACTAGAGATAATACTGTTTCACGACCGGACGAGCTTTTTTTCCATTTATTTCtacttaaataaaacaaatgtaCGAGGAAACAGAGACATATGGATAAAATGGTAATTTCCGTTTCTCATGTTTGGGCTGGGCTGGGTTGGGCTGAAGTCTGATCCAATGGCATTGTATAGTTGGGACTTGGGATTATTTACAAAAGATTTTTTTTGGGTTGTATGgatatatacattttatatgtttttaattaatctctTCAAATTAAATCACGGTAAATCACATTAACTAGACTTATTAACTTTCATACAATCAATTGCTAATATAAGTTAGGGATAAGGTGTGCTCAAATTcactcaatatttttatttatttcccaaattatcaaaaataattacgTTAATCTATAAtgtttcattcataattttttttaaaaatttgttaccCTGACTTCAATTATTTGATCCTAAATATTACATATAGATCAATGTGAGAGTATAATTTTGTTAGTCTGAGTTTTATACACCTTTATCAAGTAAGTGGGTGAGTATTGTTTTTAGATGTTTCCTTATTCATTTTCATCTTTAATgattcattaaataataataatgaaaaatatttcttactgaaatcaaattttattctcaaatttaaaataactggtaatcatgataaatattaattgaaatttcacttctaaaattatatcaaatataaattaaattgagtatttttaaCTTGAAGAATAATTCAAAGTCAGAGAATAAAAATTTGtgttcatattattattaaaaatatattaattttgaagtaAAAACTCATTTTCGTGGAGGAccaatttcatcatttttttcatgGACATGCCAAATTGTCACAAATTTCAAACCCATGAATAATGGGTTCTGATATGATGTTACAACACATGT
It encodes the following:
- the LOC124926586 gene encoding mitochondrial phosphate carrier protein 3, mitochondrial is translated as MAISDDCRRSLIPNFLYSSSASSKTLILERMTSNASPAPSLSGNDMSISPPKSNFLIPAPKESGKIELYSPQFYAACTVGGILSCGLTHMAVTPLDLVKCNMQIDPTKYKSISSGFGVLLKEQGVRGFFRGWVPTLLGYSAQGACKFGFYEFFKKYYSDIAGPEYAAKYKTLIYLAGSASAEVIADIALCPFEAVKVRVQTQPGFAKGLSDGLPKFVRSEGAAGLYKGIVPLWGRQIPYTMMKFASFETIVEMIYKHAIPVPKSECSKQLQLGVSFAGGYVAGVLCAIVSHPADNLVSFLNNAKGATVGDAVKKIGVVGLFTRGLPLRIVMIGTLTGAQWGLYDAFKVFVGLPTTGGVTPPPAAVAELVKA
- the LOC124926642 gene encoding translocon-associated protein subunit beta-like is translated as MATPLTRCLIYKVITLLLFWPAIATSDSPFIVSHKKASLTRLKNGVERVSVSIDIYNQGSVTAYDVSLTDDSWSKEIFDIISGNTSMSWDHLNAGSLVSHFFELESKTKTVFYSAPAVITFRVPTKAALQEAYSTPLLPLEILADRTPEKKFDWAKRLLAKYGSLVSAISIVVLFVYVVSTPSKSGGKGNKKKH